ATTTGACGCGTGCAACATGGCAAGTATAGAAGTTCTTTGGGAATTTAAGGAAAAGGCGAAATATATTATTGCATCTCCAACAGAAGTATTAGCAAGTGGCTTTCCTTATAGAAAAGTATTACCTTATCTTGCCTCTAAGGAGCCTGATTTAATAAATGTTGCAAATCAGTATTTTGAACATTATAGTTCTTATACAGGTCAAATGCAATCTGCATCTGTTACATTGCTTAACACAGCAGAACTTTCTAAACTTTCAAGTTTATGTGCTGATCTATATTTAAAAAATAAGTCGGTTGGTATACCAATTAGGGTTAATGTCCAAAGATTAGATTACACAGCGGATTTTCCAGTGCTTGCATTTGATTTTGTAAATTATCTGGAGGTAAATTTTCCTCTTTCGGAGCTTGATCCTATTAAAAAGCAGATGGAGAAAACGATTATTTATAAGAACGCTACAGATCAATTTTTAGGAAAGCCAATTAAGGCTTTTTCTGGATTCACCTGTTTTATTCCAGAATCTGAGGATTTTTATTTAAACTATTATCGTACCCTTAATTGGTATAAAGATAGTGGTACTAATGTGTTATTTTAGTTCTTTAGATCTTCTCTTTGGTGGATGACCTTTTAAGAGAAGATCTAAATACAATTTATAACGTAAAAGTTCCTTTCAAAGATGTTCTACCTCCATTTTCATTTGGGATGGTGAATTCTATTATTCCAGAACCTTTAGCATTGCTTGGGTTGCCTCCATCATCAAAATGTGTGAACATGATGTAACCTGTCCCATAATAGTAGATTTTATCATTATCAGAGTATCGAATAAATGCATTGTCCCAATCATCAAAATATCTGTTTCCCTTTTCAATTTGGATTCTTTCTTTTCCAGCATTTGGCTTTATTTCATATTTCTTGTTTAAAACAACTCCTCCGTTTACGGGACAATAGATGGTAATGTCAAATCCTTTGGGATTTTCACCTTTTGTATATGGAGAGGCAGATAATGTGAAGTTTTCCTTATACTGCTGATACGAATCAGTTGGTGGGGGATTGTAAGTTAGAAATGGGCTATTAGGTGCTCCAGGTGTTAGAATTATATGTCTTGCATCTACATAAGTAATCCCATCTTTCTGTATTTCCAGTTTATTTGAACTAGGTAAGAGATTACCGTTTTTGTCGCAGGAATATAGTCCAATGGAAATGATTGTTAAAAATAATATTATCGTCCTCATAATTATAATGTTTTGATTGTCAGTTATACGGTTTGAACCTACATAATGCTACAGTTATTAATTATTTGATTATTTATTAGTTTTTATGAATGACTTTGTATGGCAAAAAGTATTTATTGTGGATTATTTTGTCGAGGATTTTCCTAACGTTATATGGGTCAAAATCAAGTTGGTCGAGAAAATTTTGTGGATCGTAAATGTTTCAATATTATTATTCTGTAAAAGTATTTTGATAATCGCTTATCAATTTGGAACTTCTAAGAAGTTTTCGATGAAATTCTGGGTGAAATATCTAGGTATTAAATGTCTGATTATTTTTTAACCTTAATAAACACTATTATGATCAGGAAAACACTTAATTTGAAAACTCTATCATTATTGATGATAGCTTTACTTTTATCTTGCAGTAAGGACAAGATAGCTGACCAACCGAAACATATTCAAGAAATAGCGAAAAGGGCTAAAGGTGAATTTATTACCCTAGAGTCTGGGGCAACGGTTGAGAAACGTGGTGAGAATTATTTTATAGAAGGTGACATCTTACTGACACCTAGTCAATTTGAATTGATAAAAACGAATAATTCTTTTGAAGCGGTTGCCAAAGAAGATTTGGATCAACCTTATCAAAACGCGTCACCGGCATCTTCGGGTAGATTATTTAGAACAAATCCCAATACCAAAAGTGTTGGTGTTCACCCAAACGAAAATAGAATGTGGGCTATGGTAAGATATACTGTAAATTCCAATGTCAGCGCTGGGGCAAGGTTAGCCATTAGTGCCGCCATTCAACACATTGAATCAACAACAAATATTAGGTTTTATAATGCAACAGGCCAGCCTACTTATGATTCTCAATGGGGATTTTATTATCCCTACATCGAATTCTTTCATGGTACTTCTACTAATCCTAGTGCTTGGAATGCAGAAGGAAATTGGTCAACTGTTGGGAGATGGGATGCCGTTAAGAATCCAGCGACACAGGGTCGGGGAGATGCTGGTCAATGGTTAAGCCTTCAGCAGGATGAATCAATGGGGCCTTTTTTGCCTCCTTTTTCAGTTCCTATGGGTGTTGTGGCGCACGAAATTATGCATGCCATTGGTTTATACCACGAGCATACTAGACCTGATCGCGACAATACCATTACTGTCCATCCTGATAGATGTAGGCTAACTGGTGATGATTATAAAGCGAATTTTGATAAGCGGACAGGGAATTATTTTATGTTTGGAAGTAGTGTTGATCTAAATTCAATTATGATGTATGGTATGACCGATTTCGCTAAAGATGCTAATTTTCCTGTGATTACATTAAATGCAGGGGGGACTTATCCTGTTAATAGAACTGCACTATCAGATTTGGATAGGTCGTATGCTAACTATTTCTATTTACCATATATAGCCAGATCAGACGTTTATAGAGAATTGGCTCCAACTGTTTATAAATCTGATAATACTGTAATGACTGCTCAAGAACGATCGAGTTTGCAAGCATATTTGAATAATGGTAATCCTAATCCTCCAAATTGTTGTAGGTTAACAAATAATCACACAAATTTATAATAAAAGAAACCCGTATTTTACATACGGGTTTCTTTTATCTTTTGTATTTGATACTTACCACAGGATCACTTTTTCCATTCCTAATAATCATTTCGGAGTTATTCAGAATTTCACAATTCAAGGAAACATAAGAGTTTTCCTGTCCTTTTTCATTTGGTATTTTTAAAAATAGTGAATCCTTCTTTTTAATAAATCCTTTGTATATTGATGGTGGAGTATTTATCCCAATATTTGCATTTATGCCATTATATTCATAAGCTCCAAACATAGTATCGGCATCCACTTTATAATCAGTATAAAGGCGAAGAACATTACCATTTGGAAGTTCTTTCCAATCTTCATTTCCCTTTTTTATAGCAGTTTCTTTCCAGGCATATTGGTTACTATACATGGGAGGATCTATAATAGGAGGCTCGATTTCATTTTCTTTACAAGATTCGTTAAAAATAAAAAATGCTGATAAAAGAAGTAATTTGAATGAATTTCTCATTTTTTTCTCGTTTGATTAGTAATTATTTAAACGATTATTGTCTAAATAATGCTACACCTAAAGGCATTCTCTGTGTTTGGTAAATCTTTGATCGAGTAAAAAACTACTTTGATATATTTCAACTCTGAGTTCGTCGAGAATATTTTCGATTGTTTTTAATAAAATATATACTTACTGTGATAACTGAACCTTTAAAAATCAAAATGAAACCAAATAGAATTGACCTCTTCCCAAAAAACTGGAGTATTTAAAAGTAGGGAATTCGGACTTGAATTACTAATTTTAAAAGGGAGGAAAAACGATGAAAAAATCAAAGTTTACCGAAGCACAGATCGCCTTTGCGATCAAACAGTCCGAGACAGGTATCCGTGTGGAAAAAGTCTGCAGAAAAATGGGTATCAGGGAAGCTACCTTCTACAACTGGAATAAGAAATACGGTGGCTGGGGGTATTGGAGCTGCGTAAGCTCCGGCAATTGGAAGAAGAAAATGCACAGCTGAAAAAGCTCGTGGCCGATCTTAGGACAAACGGATGCTCTAGGATGTATTAAAAAAAAGTTTTAAAGCCTTCGCAGCGTAGAAGCATGGTTACCGGATTTATTTCTGATTATCGAATTTCCCTACGCACAGCGTGCGAGATATCTCTGCCGAGCACCTCAGTTTGGTATTATAAACACCATAGATCAGATGACAGCCCATTACGCCTTCGCATAAAAAGCATTGCTGAATCACGTGTCCGTTACGGAATAGAGTGAATCGTCGTTCTTTTGAAACGTGAAGGCCGGCGGGATAATACAAAACGGATTTATCGAATTTATAAGGAAGAAGGCTTAGATCTACTGGTGAAAAGGCCTAGACGCTGCCGTGCCGCTGCTCATCGATCCGAGAGACCGGTTTTTTCCAATTTACATGACTGCTGGAGTATGGACTTTGTCGCTGATGCGCTGTTCGATGGCAGGAAAATCCGCTGCTTAACTATAGTGGATAACTATAGTGGATAACTATAGCCGTAAATGCATGGCTATTGAGGTTGGATAGAGGCTTAAAGGAAATGACGTTGTTT
The genomic region above belongs to Sphingobacterium zeae and contains:
- a CDS encoding clostripain-related cysteine peptidase, which codes for MRFILITLFVVLFISCKKDDQAEAPKIKYDHTIIVVMEANNNLRQYAFNNINEMELASNNLKNAAVLVYLHSNNDKAILLRVKFDENLKVIASDTIKKYTISSSSPQQLNMAINDSKELFPAESYGLILWSHATSWAPPISKRIETRSFGEDQGKQMDIIDLKNSIPSGFEYIIFDACNMASIEVLWEFKEKAKYIIASPTEVLASGFPYRKVLPYLASKEPDLINVANQYFEHYSSYTGQMQSASVTLLNTAELSKLSSLCADLYLKNKSVGIPIRVNVQRLDYTADFPVLAFDFVNYLEVNFPLSELDPIKKQMEKTIIYKNATDQFLGKPIKAFSGFTCFIPESEDFYLNYYRTLNWYKDSGTNVLF
- a CDS encoding M12 family metallopeptidase, with the translated sequence MIRKTLNLKTLSLLMIALLLSCSKDKIADQPKHIQEIAKRAKGEFITLESGATVEKRGENYFIEGDILLTPSQFELIKTNNSFEAVAKEDLDQPYQNASPASSGRLFRTNPNTKSVGVHPNENRMWAMVRYTVNSNVSAGARLAISAAIQHIESTTNIRFYNATGQPTYDSQWGFYYPYIEFFHGTSTNPSAWNAEGNWSTVGRWDAVKNPATQGRGDAGQWLSLQQDESMGPFLPPFSVPMGVVAHEIMHAIGLYHEHTRPDRDNTITVHPDRCRLTGDDYKANFDKRTGNYFMFGSSVDLNSIMMYGMTDFAKDANFPVITLNAGGTYPVNRTALSDLDRSYANYFYLPYIARSDVYRELAPTVYKSDNTVMTAQERSSLQAYLNNGNPNPPNCCRLTNNHTNL